A window of Neorhizobium galegae bv. orientalis str. HAMBI 540 genomic DNA:
CAGACGTCGGTCACCACCGATACCGCTCTTCGCCTCGGCCGATTTTTCGACACCACTCCCGAATTCTGGATGAATCTCCAGACGAGTTACGACCTGAAGGTCGAAAGTACCGCAAAACGCGAAGAAATCGCCGCGATCCCGGTTATCCACGCCGCCTGATTGCCCGACTTTCCCCAATCCGCTGATGACTTTTGGCGACGGGCTTGCTAAGTCCGCCGCGACCTCGTTTCTCATTGCAAAGACTTAA
This region includes:
- a CDS encoding HigA family addiction module antitoxin, whose translation is MASLLPPVHPGEILREEYLAPLHLSAGALAKKLNVPRTRIERLVAEQTSVTTDTALRLGRFFDTTPEFWMNLQTSYDLKVESTAKREEIAAIPVIHAA